TGGTGATGACCTTGTCGGAGTTGTCGGTGTCGTTGTTGCCCTTCTTCAGGGTCAACCGCAGTTGCTGCTCCCGGTCATCGATCTGCGCGCTCTTGACGTTGTCGTCCTTGACCTGCGACATCGCCACCGAGGTGTCAACGGGCTTGTAACCGCGGGTGTCATCGCTGAAGTAGAAGAACGACCAGCCGAGCAGCACTACTACAGCGATCGCCGTGACCGTGCGAATCACGTTTTTCCGGTTCATTAATCATCGGCCGTTTCGGCCAGGTCCTTCCCCGATACACGCAGCTGGAAAAGTTCAGGTTACCTCTGTGGCGATTGCCAGCTCCGGGTAACCGGAGCGCAACAGGTCGCCACCGTCATCTCCAGTGGCGATCGCCAGCTCCGGCAATGCCGGAGCGCAGCGGATCGGCACCGTCCTACCCAGTCAACGGCAGGCGGTTCCCGATAGGACCTAGCGCACCGCGAATTGAGTTCGGGGACGCCTCGGATTGGGCGAGGACCCACCCCCATGACACCGCACAGACATGATCGTGCTCACGGTTACGCGACTAGTCGTAATAGCGGGCTTCGACCACATTGCCGTCCGGATCGGAGAAGTAGAAAATGTGCGGCGCCCATCCCCGGGCTCCGTAACTGCGGTCGAGACGGGCGCTGGTGTCCACTCCTGCGGCCTGCAGACGCCCATCCAAGGCCTCATACTCCGGCTTCGACAGCGCCAGGCAAACGTGGTTGACCGGGTGTCCGGCACTGCCCGTGACTTTGGTCAGCAAATCGGTGGCGCCGATGCCGGCTATCGGCATCAGGTCGATGATCGAGTCCTCGCACACCCGCACACTCGGAAACGGAGCTTCTCCGGCCCGGTATTCGTCGAACCGCACCGGCGCAAGCCCGATCACCTTCGTATAGAAGTCCATCGATGCCGGCAGATTCTTCGTCCACAACACAATGTGGTCCAGGCGCCTCACGCCGACTCCACCCGCTTTCGCCTAGCCATGTATCCGCGATATCTACCAGACCTGGCAGTGAACGGCCATTTTCAACCTCGGTGAATACTTCTCAGGCCAGAGGCGTTGTGATTTGGTGTGTTGGTGCCCAGATCAACCGAACGGTTAGTCGATACCAACGGGGTGCGGCTACGGGTCGTCGAGGACGGCGACCGCGGTGCACCGGTGGTGGTCTTGGCTCACGGCTTTCCCGAATTGGCCTACTCCTGGCGACACCAGATTCCGGCGCTCGCCGAGGCCGGCTATCACGTGCTGGCGCCCGACCAGCGCGGGTATGGCGGATCTTCTCGCCCTGACGCGATCGACGCCTACGACATCCGAGAACTGACGACCGACATCGTCGGCTTGCTCGACGACGTCGGCGCCGAGAAAGCCGTCTGGGTCGGCCATGACTGGGGTGCCCCGGTGGTATGGCATGCGCCGTTGCTGCACCCCGACCGGGTCGCGGCCGTCGCCGCCCTCAGCGTGCCGGCCACGCCCAGATCGCAGGTGGCACCGACGCAGGCCTGGCGCAGGACCTTCGGTGAGAACTTCTTCTACATCCTGTATTTCCAGGAGCCGGGTATCGCCGACGCCGAACTCAACGGTGATCCCGCCCGGGCGCTCCGCCGGTTGCTGGGCGGCCTACGGACATCCGCCGACAAAGCCGCGGGGATGCGGATGGCGGCACCGGGCCCGGAAGGCTTCATCGATCGTCTCCCCGAACCCGATGCGCTGCCGGAGTGGATAAGCCAGGACGAACTCGACCACTACATCAGCGAATTTTCCCGCACTGGATTTACCGGCGGCCTGAACTGGTATCGCAATTTCGACCGCAATTGGGAGATCACCGCCGAACTCGCCGACATGAAGATCTCGGTGCCGTGCTTGTTCATCGGCGGCACAGCCGATCCCGTTCTCGCCTTCACCCGCGCCGACCGCGCCGCCGAGATCATCTCCGGGCCGTACCGCCAGGTGATGCTCGAGGGTGCCGGGCACTGGCTGCAACAGGAACGACCCGACGAAGTCAACACCATATTGCTGGAATTTCTCAACGGATTGGAGCTGCGGTGAACGCACCGCTTCGTTTCGGCGTCTTTATCACACCATTTCACCCTATCGGCCAATCCCCAACGGTGGCACTGGAATACGACATGGAACGCGTCGTTGCCCTGGACCGCCTGGGGTTCGACGAAGCCTGGTTCGGCGAACACCACTCCGGTGGCTACGAGTTGATCGCCTGCCCGGAGGTCTTCATCGCGGCCGCCGCGGAACGCACCAAACACATCCGGCTGGGCACCGGCGTGGTGTCGCTGCCCTACCATCATCCGCTGATGGTGGCCGACCGCTGGGTGCTGCTGGACCACCTGACCCGCGGCCGGGTGATGTTCGGCACCGGTCCCGGAGCGCTGCCCTCGGACGCCTACATGATGGGCATCGACCCAGTCGATCAGCGGCCCATGATGCAGGAATCCCTCGAAGCGATTCTCGCCCTGTTCCGCGCCGGGCCCACCGAGCGAATCGACCGCCACACCGACTGGTTCACGTTGCGTGACGCGCAGCTGCACATCCGCCCGTACACCTGGCCCTATCCGGAAATCTCCACGGCGGCAATGATTTCGCCGTCCGGGCCGCGGCTGGCGGGCACCCTGGGTACGTCCTTGCTGTCGCTGTCGATGTCGGTCCCCGGCGGTTATGCCGCGCTGGAAACCACCTGGGACATCGTGCGCGAGCAAGCCGCCAGGGTCGGACGCGACGAACCCTGTCGGGCCGACTGGCGGGTGCTGTCCATCATGCACGTCGCCGACAGCCGCGACCAAGCGATCAACGACTGTACCTACGGGCTCCAGGATTTCGCCAACTACTTCGGAGCGGCGGGATTCGTCCCGCTGGCCAACACCGTCGAGGGCACGCAGACGCCCTATGAGTTCGTCGAAGACTATGCAGCCAAAGGGAATTGCTGCATCGGCACACCCGACGAGGCGATCGCACACATCGAGGATCTGCTGGAACGATCGGGCGGCTTCGGAACGCTGCTGATGCTCGGTCATGACTGGGCCTCCCCGGAAGCGACGTATCACTCCTATGACCTGATGGCCCGCAAGGTGATTCCCCACTTCAAGGGACAGTTGGCGGCATCGCGATCCTCGCACGACTGGGCCAAGGACCATCGCGACCAACTGATCGGCCGCGCCGGAGAGGCCGTCGTGAAAGCCATCACCGAGCATGTCGGCGAGCAGGAAGGTGCCGTGAACTGATGCGCGCGGCGGTGCTGCGCGGCGGCCGGATGGTCTACCGGGACGACGTTGCTGACCCGGTACCCGAATCCGGACAGGTGCTGGTCGCAATCCGCGCCTGCGGAATCTGCGGCTCCGACTTGCATTTCGCCGCGCATGGCGAACAGGTGCTCTCGCTCAGCGGTCAATTGGGTGCCGGTGCCTTCACCGGGATGGACGTCGATCTGAGGCGCGACGTCTTCATGGGCCACGAATTCACCGCCGAGGTGCTCGAAGCCGGGCCCGACACCGATACCCACCCCGCCGGCACCATCGTCACGTCGATTCCGGTGCTGTTGTCTGCCAAGGGGGCGGAACCGATCGTCTACAGCAACAGCACCATCGGCGGTTATGCCGAACGGATGCTGCTCTCCGCACCGCTGCTGCTGCCCGTCCCGAACGGCCTGGATTTCAAACACGCCGCCCTGACCGAGCCGATGGCGGTGGGGCTGCACGCCGTCAACAAGTCGGACATCGCGCCGGGTGAGACCGCCCTGGTGTTGGGTTGCGGTCCGATCGGCATCGCGATCATCGCGTCGCTTCGGGCGCGCGGCGTGGAAAGCATTGTGGCATCCGATTTTTCGCCGAAGCGAAGAGAACTCGCCACCGCGATGGGCGCCCACCAGACGCTGGATGCCGCGCAGGGTTCGCCGTTCGACACGGTCAAAGCCGCGGTGGTGTTCGAGGCGATCGGAGTGCCCGGAATCATCGACGACGTGCTCTTGCGAGCGCGGGCGGGCACGCGGCTGGTCATCGCCGGAGTTTGCATGGAGGCCGACACCTTCCATCCGTTCTTCGCGATTGCCAAAGAAATCAATGTGCAGTTCTGCTTGGCCTATGGTCCCGAAGAGTTCGCGGAGGCCCTGCGTTCGATGGCCGAGGGCGACATCGACGTCAGCCCGTTGATCACCGGCGAGGTGGGCCTGGACGGGGTCGGCGCGGCCTTCGACGACCTCGCCGATCCCGAGCGGCACTGCAAGATTCTGGTTACGCCCTAGGCCCGCCCATCGTCAACTTCCAGACGGAACCACATGCCGACACCAATGCCAGAGTCAGGGCGGCCAGCAGGGCAAGTGTGCAGCAGAGCGACCGAACCGTCACCGGGCCGTCGACTCGCGTCGCTCTTAAGAATCGCGGCCACTACGCCCTCGAGAACCCCAGGCCAGCGGCAGCGCCCGTGGACCCCGGATGCGAGCACCCGTGCGCCACTGCACATCCTCGGGCGCCACGGCGAGACGAAGGTCCGGGAACTCGCGCAGCAGGCCTCTGAGGACTTCCTGCAGCTCCATTCGGGCCAGCCCCGCACCGGGGCAATGGTGGGCTCCATGCCCGAATGCGATGTGGCGGTTCGCAGCCCGATCCAGCAGCAGCTCCTCTGCGTCGGCAAAAAGTTCGGGATCACGGTTGGCGGCATTGAGCGACAGCACGACCGTCTCCCCCGCCCGCACCATCACACCCGAGAGCTCGACGTCCTCTATCGCGATGCGCGGGAACCCCGCGGACGCAAGGAGCGGGGTGTAGCGCAGCAGCTCTTCAACAGCCCCCGGTACCGCCTCGGGGTCAGCCGCCAGCGCCGCCCACCGCCCGCGGCGGGTCAGCAGGGTGTACGTCATGTTGCTGATCTGGCTCATCGTCGTCTCGTGGCCGGCGACGAGGATGGCGATTCCGAGCTCAAGCAGGTCGCCCTCGGACAGACGATCACCCTCGTCGTAGGCACGGACAAGCGCGCCGATCAGGTCTTCGGTCGGCGTGATCCGGCGCTGCCTCATCATGCCGGCCATATAGGCCATGAGCTGATCTGTGGCTTCGAGCCGCTCCCGGGAGCTCATCGCGGACATCGACATGATCGCGTCCGACGCCGACCGGAAGATGTGCCGGTCCGCGATGGGCACACCCAGCAGCTCACAGATGATCGTGAGCGGAAACGGCACCGACATGTGCTCGACGAGATCCGAACCCGGTCCGGCCGCGCGTAGTCCGGCGAGCAGCTCCGCGGTCAGCTCCGCCGCGCGGGGGCGCAGCGCTTCTACCCGCCGAGTGGTGAATGCTCTGGCCAGGTACTTGCGCAGCCGCGTGTGGTCAGGAGGATCCATGTTCATGATCGAGTTGGGGTTCTGCTCGACCTCGGGCCGGACCCGCGGGACGTCCCGCCCGACGACCGCAGCGCGACTGAAACGTGGGTCGTGCAACACCGAGCGGACATCGGCGTGCCGGACGGCGAGCCAAGCCTCCCCACCGTGGGGCAGCACTACCCGAGAGACCGGACAGCCGCTCCGCAATTCCCGATAAGTCGGGTCTAGCTCGAGCCGATTGGACTCATTGAACGGGTACGTCCGCGCCACGTGATCCTCCGATCCAGTCGGCACTAACCAGGCACCCGGCCTGAGAAGTCGCCGTGTCGGATCAGTCGACCAACCCAGACCCCCAGCTGGGCATGGCGTTTCCTGCACTACCTGGCGAAATTTTCTGCGGCTCGGTCGCGACAGGGGGTTAGGACCGCAAGTGCTCGCGTCGCCAGGCGCCCGGGGTCATCCCGGACTCGCGCCGGAACGCCAGTTCGAAGGTCCTGCGTTCGAGGAAGCCAACGGCAGCTGCGACGTCCGATATGCCACGTCGGGCGTACCGCGGGTCGGACAACATCGCCCGTGCTGCGACCAACCGCTCGTGGCGCAGGTAAGCGCCGGGCGTCGTCCCGATCCGTTCGAACAGGGTGTACGCACGCCGGACCGACACGTAGTGCCGCCGGGCCAGCTCCTCGACCCGAAGCTTCGGATCGGCCAGATGGTCTCGCACGTGCATCAGCATCATGTCGAGTAACACACCCGCGGAGCCGTCCTCGCCCGGCACACAAGAAGGTGCGACATTCCGCAGCGCCATCGCGAGCAAATCAATTGCGGCTTGCCCGGCATCCAGCCGCTGCTCGGCGGTAAGGCGGTCGGCTGCGACGAACAGCTGTCTCAGATAGCTCGACAGCATCTGCATGCCGGGCGCTACGGGATCGATGCCGCGCGCACAGCTTTCGGAGATCTCCGCGTTGCGGAGCGCCAGCAGCTCGCGTGAGAAAGTCAAAATCAGGCACTTGCTCTCCGTCGGAGAGACGATCTCCCACGGACTGCGCGCCTCGGTCAACACTCCTGTACCGACCGCCAGCTCGGCGAGGCGATCACGCTGGTGGACGCTTGTTGCACCGGCGACATGAATGATGAAGAGCAGCACGTCATCTGCCGACGTCTTGGCGGTCATCCGCTCGGTGCGCAGCATCCGATGCGGGCCTCCCGAGTAGGCCTGGGAGAGCGTGACGGCTCCGCCCATCTCCTGCAGCGCGATGCGCCCGCTGAAGTCGGGTCCTGTTCGGAAGTTCACCGGTACGAAGCTCTCACGTGCTATCGGTTCCAGCGTCTCGCCTGAGTACTCGTGAATCTGCACGTTTCCGATCATCCGCCCGCCCGGCACCATGTCATCGGCGGTTGTGATCAAGCTCTCGAACGGGCCGCGAGGGGGGCCCGGTCCACCGCCCAGCATCGGCACACCGCAAGCACAACCGCGGGCAACGACAGTCATCGAGGCCCAGCACCGGCTCAAGCTAGCGCGAAACTCGAAATCGCCGACCGCAAATTGGTTTGCCGCGGGACGCAGGCCCGCCTGGATCCGACCGCGCTGGCGGCCCCACCCCGGTGGAGAGCCTTCGAATCACCCTCCGGCCGGCGGGTGGGCGATCACCATGGGCTTGAAACCGTATCGGGGAGGAGCAAAGTGGGCCGCCGCGGCGCGTCCCGTCCCGGTTCCCATCAGCGGCATCCCCCCGACCGCGTTGGTCGCGGGTTGTGCCGCCGCGGCGGCACCGAGGCCGTCGACCGTCACGACGCTGGGGGTCGCCACCGGGGTGACAGCCGCCCAAGAGGCCGGAACCGACAGGCCGCCAACGGATCCCGCCCTGCCCACCGCGCCCGCGGCATTGCCCAGAGCGCCGGAAAGCGCACGCGGCACAGCCTCGACCGCCTTCGCCGCACCCTCGGCCGCATGGGCGGCGCCGTCGGTGGCGGCCTTTGCGGCCTGGGGCGCGAAACCCTGGGCCAGACCTTGGACGTCTTTGAACGCGGTGGTGAAAAGCCTTGTCGGCGAAATCAATCGGATGAAGGCGTCGAACGGCGAGCTCGCATCCAGGACTTGAGACCCCGTCAGACCCTCGAAAAGGTCACCCAGCGGACCGCTCAGCTGCAGCCCATCACCTTCGGCGTTCATGCCGATCCCGCCCAGCGAAAACCCCGGAGCCGCCTGGGCATTCAGCGACCCGGCCAGCGATGACAACGTCTGGGGCACCGCGTTGAGCGCCGGCGCGTTGGTACCCGCGCTGTTGCCGGCTGCCTGGGCCGTCGCTGCGGCCTGGCCGGCCGCCCCGGCCGGGTTGGTCGTGGGGACTGCAGGTTGGGGCGGCGACAATGTCGACGCCGCGCAGGACGCACCCGCATAGCCGTACATCGCGGTCGCGTCTTGAGCCCACATCTCGCCGTACTGCGTTTCGGTGGCCGCGATCGCCGCGGTGTTCTGCCCAAGGAAGTTCGTGGCCAGCAACTCCATCAACAACGCCCGGTTGGCCGCGACCACCGGCGGGGGCACCGTTTCGGCGAACGCCACCTCAAAGGCACCCGCGGCCGCCGCGGCTTGACTGCCGGCCTGTTCCGCCTGCCCGGCCGTGCTGTGCAGCCACGCCACTTGGGGCATGGCTGCGGACAGCATCGACGAGGCGGACGGCCCCTCCCAAGGGCCGTCGGTAAGGGCGGCGATCAGCGACCCGTAGATGGCTGCCGCGCAATACAGCTCGGCGGCGAGCCCATCCCAGGCCGCCGCGGCGGCCAGCAGCGGGCCTGAGCCCGGTCCCGAATACATCAGCGTGGAGTTGATCTCCGGTGGTAACTGCGCGAAATCCAGCATCGGTGTCCTCGCCTAACCGGCCGCGGTGGCATTGGCGATCTCCGTGGCGGCATACGAACCGGCACTGAGGCCGAGCGTTGCCGCCAACTGCTCTCGGACCGTCGCCGCCTCGGCACTGATCGCCTGAAAGAGTTGCGCATGCGAAGCGAACTGTGCCGCAGTCAATATCGACACCACATCGGCAGCGGCGGGAACCACACCCGTCGTCGGTGTTGCGGCAGCCGAACTTCCCTGCCGCACTGCCGCATTGACGCTGTGCAGTTCACCCGCGACCGCATCCAGCACTTCTGGCCGTGCCCTTACGAAGGACATGTTTCCTCCTCAAAACAGTTTTGATTCAACAACTTTCGGTGTCTTAAGACTTTCAGCACCCGATGACTCTTCAGTACCCGATTGCGGTCTCCCGAATCAGATGCCTGGGAACGTTAGATGCGCCGCACCGAGAAATGACAGACCCAGACTGGCCAATTCATTATCGAGTCGAAAACTGTTCACATTCCTGGTCTGAGAGGCTGCGACTTTTGTCTTTTGAATGAAAAAGTCTGCAAACAAATATGATTGGAGGACTGTATGAACTTGCACGGGACTCCTCCGGCAAGATTTATGCTTTCGCGCGCGAAGGCACCTCGACTACTGGCCTTGCCTGCCCGCTGAATGCCGGCTAACTGCTGGCTATGCTGGTCAAAGCAGCTAATTCGCAATGCGACGGGACGGTATCGATGCCGACGCCTGAAACCTCCGCGGGTCAACAACCGTGACCGAGGAATCTGCCCTCGCGCAATTTCTGCGGGCTCGCCGAAGCATCGTCCAGCCCGCCGACGTGGGTTTGCCAGCCGGCGGGCGTCGCAGAGTCGCCGGGCTGCGGCGCGAGGAAGTAGCGATACTCGCCAACATCAGCACCGACTACTACCTCCGGCTCGAGCAGGGCCGCGAAGAGCATCCGTCGGACCAGGTCCTCAACGCCATCAGCCGCGCCCTGCGGCTGGACGACGATGCAGTGGCATACATGCGAAACCTGATGCGCCACCAGTCGGCCGACGTTGTCGAACGACTACAGGAGCCGCATCCCGGCATTCGGGGTCTGATTAACGGCTGGCCGCTGGCGGCCGCCCACGTTGTCGACCCCGGTCTGACGGTCGTCGTCGCGAACGAGCTTGCCAGCGCGCTGTCACCAAGCTTCGCGGTCGGGGCCAACACCATGCGCGAATTATTTCTCGACCAAGACCTGCCGAACTTCTACCGCAACTGGAAGAAGTTGACCGTATGGGCGGTTGCCTTGATTCGCGTCTTGTACGGCCAACGCCCAGATCCCGCCCTGATCAGGCTGGTCGACGAACTGATAGAGCAAAGTCCCCGGTTCCGTCACCTGTGGGAGCGCCATGAAGTCAAATACGAACCCGCCGGAGTGATGCTGGTCAATCACCCGCTGGTGGGGAAACTCAATCTCAACTATCAGCAGATGGTGTTGCCGGCGACCGGCCGGGTGCTGGTGACCTATTGGGCCGAACCCGGTTCGCCGTCGGAGGCCGGGATGCGTCGCCTGGGCGCTACCTAAGCCTAGGTGTCGCGCAACCAGGAATCATGCGTCCTGGATACAAAGCATTGGCGACAGCAGTATTCGTGGGGTGAGCCGGAACGAATCTGAGATCGACGCAGCTCCTGCGCCGACTGAGAACTCGCCGCGGCTTGGCCGGGCATTCATCCAGGATCCCCATCCCTTGTATCGCCGGCTGAGCGCGCAGAGCGCGGTGCATCACGTCGAGATCTGGGGTGAGGCAGATGCCTGGATCGTCACCCGCTACGCCGAGGCGCGGGCGTTATTGGCCGACCCAAGGCTGAGTAAGAACTGGCACGGCCTCACCGGGTTCTTCCCACCGGACGACCATGCTCAGCATAGGTCGCTGCTCAACAGCCATATGTTGCTGCGGGATCCGCCCGATCACACCCGGCTGCGCAAACTGCTCACCAAGGAGTTCACCGCCGGCAGCGTGCGAAAGATGCGACGCGACATCGTCGCGATCGCCGACGAGTTGCTTGATCGGATTGCGGTCGCCGCGCAAGGCGATGCCGTGGTGGATCTGATGCCCTCGTATGCGCTGGCGCTGCCGCTGGGCGTCATCGGCAGGCTGCTGGG
The DNA window shown above is from Mycobacterium sp. Aquia_216 and carries:
- a CDS encoding VOC family protein; amino-acid sequence: MDFYTKVIGLAPVRFDEYRAGEAPFPSVRVCEDSIIDLMPIAGIGATDLLTKVTGSAGHPVNHVCLALSKPEYEALDGRLQAAGVDTSARLDRSYGARGWAPHIFYFSDPDGNVVEARYYD
- a CDS encoding LLM class flavin-dependent oxidoreductase yields the protein MNAPLRFGVFITPFHPIGQSPTVALEYDMERVVALDRLGFDEAWFGEHHSGGYELIACPEVFIAAAAERTKHIRLGTGVVSLPYHHPLMVADRWVLLDHLTRGRVMFGTGPGALPSDAYMMGIDPVDQRPMMQESLEAILALFRAGPTERIDRHTDWFTLRDAQLHIRPYTWPYPEISTAAMISPSGPRLAGTLGTSLLSLSMSVPGGYAALETTWDIVREQAARVGRDEPCRADWRVLSIMHVADSRDQAINDCTYGLQDFANYFGAAGFVPLANTVEGTQTPYEFVEDYAAKGNCCIGTPDEAIAHIEDLLERSGGFGTLLMLGHDWASPEATYHSYDLMARKVIPHFKGQLAASRSSHDWAKDHRDQLIGRAGEAVVKAITEHVGEQEGAVN
- a CDS encoding PE family protein; translation: MSFVRARPEVLDAVAGELHSVNAAVRQGSSAAATPTTGVVPAAADVVSILTAAQFASHAQLFQAISAEAATVREQLAATLGLSAGSYAATEIANATAAG
- a CDS encoding zinc-binding dehydrogenase; protein product: MRAAVLRGGRMVYRDDVADPVPESGQVLVAIRACGICGSDLHFAAHGEQVLSLSGQLGAGAFTGMDVDLRRDVFMGHEFTAEVLEAGPDTDTHPAGTIVTSIPVLLSAKGAEPIVYSNSTIGGYAERMLLSAPLLLPVPNGLDFKHAALTEPMAVGLHAVNKSDIAPGETALVLGCGPIGIAIIASLRARGVESIVASDFSPKRRELATAMGAHQTLDAAQGSPFDTVKAAVVFEAIGVPGIIDDVLLRARAGTRLVIAGVCMEADTFHPFFAIAKEINVQFCLAYGPEEFAEALRSMAEGDIDVSPLITGEVGLDGVGAAFDDLADPERHCKILVTP
- a CDS encoding alpha/beta fold hydrolase, translating into MPRSTERLVDTNGVRLRVVEDGDRGAPVVVLAHGFPELAYSWRHQIPALAEAGYHVLAPDQRGYGGSSRPDAIDAYDIRELTTDIVGLLDDVGAEKAVWVGHDWGAPVVWHAPLLHPDRVAAVAALSVPATPRSQVAPTQAWRRTFGENFFYILYFQEPGIADAELNGDPARALRRLLGGLRTSADKAAGMRMAAPGPEGFIDRLPEPDALPEWISQDELDHYISEFSRTGFTGGLNWYRNFDRNWEITAELADMKISVPCLFIGGTADPVLAFTRADRAAEIISGPYRQVMLEGAGHWLQQERPDEVNTILLEFLNGLELR
- a CDS encoding PPE family protein translates to MLDFAQLPPEINSTLMYSGPGSGPLLAAAAAWDGLAAELYCAAAIYGSLIAALTDGPWEGPSASSMLSAAMPQVAWLHSTAGQAEQAGSQAAAAAGAFEVAFAETVPPPVVAANRALLMELLATNFLGQNTAAIAATETQYGEMWAQDATAMYGYAGASCAASTLSPPQPAVPTTNPAGAAGQAAATAQAAGNSAGTNAPALNAVPQTLSSLAGSLNAQAAPGFSLGGIGMNAEGDGLQLSGPLGDLFEGLTGSQVLDASSPFDAFIRLISPTRLFTTAFKDVQGLAQGFAPQAAKAATDGAAHAAEGAAKAVEAVPRALSGALGNAAGAVGRAGSVGGLSVPASWAAVTPVATPSVVTVDGLGAAAAAQPATNAVGGMPLMGTGTGRAAAAHFAPPRYGFKPMVIAHPPAGG
- a CDS encoding cytochrome P450 — translated: MLPHGGEAWLAVRHADVRSVLHDPRFSRAAVVGRDVPRVRPEVEQNPNSIMNMDPPDHTRLRKYLARAFTTRRVEALRPRAAELTAELLAGLRAAGPGSDLVEHMSVPFPLTIICELLGVPIADRHIFRSASDAIMSMSAMSSRERLEATDQLMAYMAGMMRQRRITPTEDLIGALVRAYDEGDRLSEGDLLELGIAILVAGHETTMSQISNMTYTLLTRRGRWAALAADPEAVPGAVEELLRYTPLLASAGFPRIAIEDVELSGVMVRAGETVVLSLNAANRDPELFADAEELLLDRAANRHIAFGHGAHHCPGAGLARMELQEVLRGLLREFPDLRLAVAPEDVQWRTGARIRGPRALPLAWGSRGRSGRDS
- a CDS encoding helix-turn-helix domain-containing protein codes for the protein MITTADDMVPGGRMIGNVQIHEYSGETLEPIARESFVPVNFRTGPDFSGRIALQEMGGAVTLSQAYSGGPHRMLRTERMTAKTSADDVLLFIIHVAGATSVHQRDRLAELAVGTGVLTEARSPWEIVSPTESKCLILTFSRELLALRNAEISESCARGIDPVAPGMQMLSSYLRQLFVAADRLTAEQRLDAGQAAIDLLAMALRNVAPSCVPGEDGSAGVLLDMMLMHVRDHLADPKLRVEELARRHYVSVRRAYTLFERIGTTPGAYLRHERLVAARAMLSDPRYARRGISDVAAAVGFLERRTFELAFRRESGMTPGAWRREHLRS
- a CDS encoding helix-turn-helix transcriptional regulator, yielding MTEESALAQFLRARRSIVQPADVGLPAGGRRRVAGLRREEVAILANISTDYYLRLEQGREEHPSDQVLNAISRALRLDDDAVAYMRNLMRHQSADVVERLQEPHPGIRGLINGWPLAAAHVVDPGLTVVVANELASALSPSFAVGANTMRELFLDQDLPNFYRNWKKLTVWAVALIRVLYGQRPDPALIRLVDELIEQSPRFRHLWERHEVKYEPAGVMLVNHPLVGKLNLNYQQMVLPATGRVLVTYWAEPGSPSEAGMRRLGAT